One window of Silvimonas iriomotensis genomic DNA carries:
- a CDS encoding NAD(P)-dependent oxidoreductase → MKIAIIGVTGRAGSRIAEEACRRGHSVTGIVRNPQDAPTPKGCVSLAKGDATQPAELAPLIKGHDAVVSAAHFRILKAAPLLQAVKDAGVPRLVVVGGAASLEVAPGKIVLDDPNFPEAYKIEAVPGKQFLDDLREEKGVLWTFMSPPAEFAPGERTGKFRVGKDQLMLDSHGRSHISMEDYAIALVDELENPQHTQTRFTVGY, encoded by the coding sequence ATGAAAATCGCGATTATTGGCGTCACCGGCCGCGCTGGCTCACGCATTGCCGAAGAAGCCTGCCGCCGTGGCCACAGCGTGACCGGCATCGTGCGCAACCCGCAAGACGCCCCGACGCCCAAAGGGTGCGTATCGCTGGCCAAAGGCGATGCCACGCAGCCAGCAGAACTGGCGCCACTGATCAAAGGTCATGACGCGGTGGTCAGCGCCGCGCATTTCCGTATCCTCAAGGCCGCGCCGCTGTTGCAAGCGGTGAAAGACGCCGGCGTACCGCGCCTTGTGGTGGTAGGCGGCGCCGCCAGCCTGGAAGTCGCGCCCGGCAAGATCGTGCTTGATGACCCCAATTTCCCCGAGGCCTACAAGATTGAAGCCGTGCCCGGCAAACAGTTTCTGGATGACCTGCGTGAAGAAAAAGGCGTGCTGTGGACGTTCATGTCCCCTCCCGCCGAATTTGCCCCCGGCGAGCGCACCGGCAAATTCCGTGTCGGCAAAGACCAGCTGATGCTCGACAGCCACGGCCGCAGCCATATCTCCATGGAAGATTACGCAATCGCGCTGGTGGATGAACTGGAAAACCCCCAACACACCCAGACCCGCTTTACCGTTGGGTACTGA
- a CDS encoding siderophore-interacting protein yields MSVIESIKAMIKGERIERATVLRATTLEGVIRHVVIAGDGIRKMTGYEPGMEISVFVDGQAMQVRRKYSVYRFDPQKGEIELLIHLHGQGPGSAWARLLERGDNVWFRGFSGRITLDHGAQAHWFFGDATTLAPFAAIAAAAHGPCEGVIDGDDRIGRVIEALQLPFLQVDKRNGASRQSGIARTLDLPMPTTIYLAGAASTVRDVQNVLLTERGFETGWVRRKNFWGEHRR; encoded by the coding sequence ATGAGTGTGATCGAAAGCATCAAGGCCATGATCAAGGGCGAACGCATTGAGCGGGCCACCGTTCTGCGCGCCACCACCCTGGAAGGCGTGATCCGCCACGTGGTCATCGCCGGCGATGGCATCCGCAAAATGACCGGTTATGAACCCGGCATGGAAATCTCCGTCTTTGTGGACGGCCAGGCCATGCAGGTACGCCGCAAATACTCCGTGTACCGGTTTGACCCGCAAAAGGGCGAGATCGAACTGTTGATCCATCTGCATGGGCAAGGTCCGGGCAGTGCCTGGGCGCGTTTGCTGGAGCGGGGCGACAATGTCTGGTTTCGCGGGTTTTCCGGGCGCATCACCCTTGATCACGGCGCGCAGGCGCACTGGTTCTTTGGCGATGCCACCACGCTGGCGCCGTTTGCCGCGATTGCCGCAGCCGCCCATGGCCCGTGCGAAGGCGTGATTGATGGTGATGACCGCATTGGCCGGGTGATCGAAGCGTTGCAGTTGCCGTTTTTGCAGGTGGACAAACGCAATGGCGCGTCAAGGCAGTCCGGCATTGCCCGCACGCTGGATCTACCCATGCCGACCACCATTTACCTGGCCGGCGCCGCCAGCACGGTGCGCGACGTGCAGAACGTCTTGCTGACCGAGCGCGGCTTTGAAACAGGCTGGGTCCGCCGCAAGAATTTCTGGGGCGAACATCGCCGCTGA
- a CDS encoding DUF1272 domain-containing protein, with the protein MLELRPSCEHCDKPLPPDATDAQICSYECTFCAHCVATVLHNVCPNCGGGFTARPVRPARNWKDSNYLGNDPASTVRRYQPVDPAVHAVFAAEIAGVAPEQR; encoded by the coding sequence ATGCTTGAACTCAGACCCAGCTGTGAACATTGCGACAAGCCCTTGCCGCCAGACGCGACGGATGCGCAAATCTGCTCTTACGAATGCACTTTCTGTGCCCATTGCGTCGCCACGGTGCTGCACAATGTCTGCCCCAATTGTGGCGGCGGGTTTACCGCAAGACCGGTGCGCCCGGCTCGCAACTGGAAAGACAGCAATTATCTGGGCAATGATCCGGCCAGCACCGTGCGCCGTTACCAGCCGGTGGACCCGGCCGTGCACGCCGTGTTTGCGGCCGAGATTGCCGGCGTTGCGCCGGAGCAGCGCTAA
- a CDS encoding PadR family transcriptional regulator: MRHFFDKLRERHAHHHECREEMMMHMIGRRGHGHGRGFGRFGGADDEGGGRDFRAGRKLSSGDLQLIILSLLQEKPCHGYEVIKALEERTNGFYAPSPGMVYPALTWLEEVGQASVVQDGNKKQYHITDEGRAWLAENRDRVDAILDRLTAIGDKMDRIREVFGEKLDRHANRFGMSVEDDGGRFVKELNQARNALRNAIRAHAGASDDEQRRIAAILAEAARQIEAGGK; this comes from the coding sequence ATGCGACACTTTTTTGACAAGCTGCGTGAACGCCACGCCCACCATCACGAATGCCGTGAAGAAATGATGATGCATATGATCGGCCGCCGCGGTCATGGTCATGGCCGTGGTTTTGGCCGCTTTGGCGGCGCCGATGACGAAGGCGGCGGCCGCGATTTTCGCGCCGGGCGCAAGCTCTCTTCCGGCGATCTGCAACTGATCATCCTCAGCCTGCTGCAGGAAAAACCCTGCCATGGCTACGAAGTGATCAAGGCGCTGGAAGAACGCACCAACGGTTTTTATGCCCCCAGCCCGGGCATGGTCTACCCGGCCCTGACCTGGCTGGAAGAAGTCGGCCAGGCCAGCGTGGTGCAGGACGGCAACAAAAAGCAGTACCACATCACCGATGAAGGCCGCGCCTGGCTGGCAGAAAACCGTGACCGGGTCGACGCCATTCTGGATCGCCTGACGGCCATTGGTGACAAGATGGACCGCATCCGCGAAGTGTTCGGTGAAAAACTGGACCGCCACGCCAACCGTTTTGGCATGAGCGTGGAAGACGACGGCGGCCGCTTCGTCAAGGAACTGAATCAGGCCCGCAACGCCCTCAGAAACGCCATCCGCGCCCATGCTGGTGCGAGTGACGATGAGCAGCGCCGCATTGCCGCCATCCTGGCCGAAGCCGCACGCCAGATCGAAGCCGGCGGCAAGTAA
- a CDS encoding 2-hydroxyacid dehydrogenase: MIYIHTPADGDVWLNRFRQALPGQDIAAFPQPVDDVAVTTLITWRPPEGLFARFANLAHVFALGAGIDRFLQRPDLPPHVQLYRLTDAGMAQQMIEYVLFGVLRFQRNMDGYLRQQRQALWQALPQRAASEVRISVLGMGELGTQVAQALVRLGYPVTGWSRTPKVIDGIPCVHGLAQLDDLLRETDVLVCLLPATPETRNLLDETRLTQLPAGAAIINAGRGELIDLDAMLALLDNGHLQGAQLDVFPQEPLPASHRIWQHPAVFVTPHVAANTLVDPSVAQIAARIKALQRGEDVAGRVDRQRAY; the protein is encoded by the coding sequence ATGATTTATATCCATACCCCTGCCGACGGTGACGTCTGGCTGAACCGGTTTCGCCAGGCGCTGCCCGGGCAAGACATCGCCGCCTTCCCGCAACCGGTGGATGACGTCGCCGTCACCACGCTCATTACCTGGCGCCCGCCTGAGGGCTTGTTTGCGCGCTTTGCCAATCTGGCCCATGTGTTCGCCCTGGGCGCCGGCATAGACCGCTTTTTGCAGCGGCCTGATCTGCCCCCGCACGTGCAGCTTTACCGCCTGACCGATGCCGGCATGGCGCAGCAGATGATCGAGTACGTGCTGTTTGGCGTGCTGCGCTTCCAGCGCAATATGGATGGCTATCTGCGCCAGCAACGGCAGGCGCTGTGGCAAGCCTTGCCGCAACGGGCGGCTTCTGAAGTGCGCATCAGCGTGCTGGGCATGGGCGAACTGGGCACCCAGGTGGCGCAGGCGCTGGTGCGGCTGGGCTACCCGGTGACGGGCTGGAGCCGCACGCCCAAGGTGATCGATGGCATCCCGTGCGTGCACGGCCTGGCCCAACTGGATGATTTGTTGCGGGAGACCGATGTGCTGGTCTGTTTGCTGCCGGCCACGCCTGAAACGCGCAACTTGCTGGATGAAACGCGCCTGACGCAGTTGCCGGCGGGCGCGGCCATCATCAACGCCGGGCGGGGCGAGCTGATTGATCTGGATGCCATGCTGGCGCTGCTGGACAACGGCCATTTGCAGGGCGCGCAGCTGGATGTTTTCCCGCAGGAACCGCTGCCCGCCAGCCACCGCATCTGGCAGCACCCGGCGGTGTTTGTCACCCCGCATGTTGCGGCCAATACGCTGGTTGATCCATCCGTGGCGCAGATAGCCGCACGCATCAAGGCGTTGCAGCGCGGCGAGGATGTGGCGGGGCGGGTGGATCGGCAACGCGCGTATTGA
- a CDS encoding TetR/AcrR family transcriptional regulator, with product MQVLPNPRKSPRQARSQLMVETILQATARVLSERGLAGTNTNAVAERAGVSVGSVYQYFPNKEALINALHERHVLQMETLILDSLDQLAGKTLLEAVECMIEAVHEAHLLEPALHRALENGDLLCDPNEDDDGYRAVMVAVRQLFEVHRATIKVHDLDLAVWSAMKIVEIMVHSAVLSPPPNFTQCQLRCAIVDAVMGYLVYPSSVPAHQPPGELLEVKM from the coding sequence ATGCAAGTGCTGCCAAACCCAAGAAAATCGCCGCGTCAGGCCCGATCGCAGCTGATGGTGGAAACCATTCTGCAGGCCACGGCTCGCGTTTTGAGCGAACGCGGACTTGCCGGCACCAACACCAACGCCGTGGCCGAACGCGCGGGGGTGAGCGTGGGGTCGGTCTACCAGTACTTTCCCAACAAGGAAGCGCTGATCAATGCCCTGCATGAACGCCATGTGTTGCAGATGGAAACCCTGATCCTGGACTCGCTGGACCAACTGGCCGGCAAGACGCTGCTGGAGGCGGTGGAGTGCATGATTGAAGCCGTGCACGAAGCCCACTTGCTGGAGCCCGCACTGCACCGCGCGCTGGAAAATGGCGATTTGCTGTGCGACCCGAACGAAGACGACGACGGCTACCGCGCCGTGATGGTCGCGGTGCGCCAGTTGTTTGAAGTGCATCGCGCCACGATCAAGGTGCACGACCTGGATCTGGCGGTCTGGAGCGCGATGAAGATCGTGGAAATCATGGTGCACAGCGCCGTGCTCAGCCCGCCGCCCAACTTTACCCAGTGCCAGTTGCGTTGCGCGATCGTCGATGCGGTGATGGGTTATCTGGTCTACCCCTCCTCCGTACCCGCGCATCAGCCACCGGGCGAACTGCTTGAAGTCAAAATGTAA
- a CDS encoding LysR family transcriptional regulator, producing MKLDGIATFVTVVECKSLSEAALKLRISRSVVSERIVELEKELGTSLLQRTTRKITVTEDGQEFLQRAIRIVREVEEATAVMSERRGTLTGPLRISAPVTFGRMHLGPALYPFLAQHPEIQLTLDLNDRRVDPFADGFDAIIRHGMIQDSRLIAWTLATSRRLLVASPDYLARHGTPANPEQLEQHRGIFYLNRGGEDWRFVEASKTTVIRGQPALVVNNGDMSRDAAMAGVGIALLPQFIVHEALGTGALVTIDIGIEPEQEFIYIAHREGQRASAKLRALADWLRQAFGSPPYWDTAGKPATS from the coding sequence ATGAAACTTGATGGCATTGCGACCTTTGTCACGGTAGTTGAGTGCAAATCCTTGAGTGAGGCGGCGCTCAAGCTGCGCATTTCACGCTCGGTGGTGAGCGAACGCATCGTCGAGCTGGAAAAAGAACTGGGCACCAGCCTGTTGCAGCGGACCACCCGCAAGATCACGGTGACAGAGGACGGCCAGGAGTTCTTGCAGCGCGCCATCCGCATCGTGCGGGAGGTAGAAGAAGCAACGGCAGTGATGTCAGAGCGCCGGGGCACACTGACCGGGCCGTTGCGTATTTCGGCGCCGGTGACGTTCGGGCGCATGCATCTGGGGCCGGCCCTTTACCCGTTTCTGGCGCAACACCCTGAAATCCAGCTCACGCTGGATCTGAACGACCGGCGCGTTGACCCGTTCGCCGACGGCTTTGATGCCATCATCCGCCACGGCATGATTCAGGATTCCCGCCTGATTGCCTGGACGCTGGCCACCAGCCGGCGCTTGCTGGTGGCCTCGCCAGACTATCTGGCCCGGCACGGCACGCCCGCCAACCCGGAACAACTGGAACAGCATCGGGGTATTTTTTATCTGAACCGTGGCGGCGAGGACTGGCGCTTTGTCGAGGCCAGCAAAACCACGGTGATCCGCGGCCAGCCGGCGCTGGTAGTCAACAACGGCGACATGAGCCGCGATGCCGCCATGGCCGGTGTGGGCATTGCCCTGCTGCCGCAATTCATCGTGCACGAAGCGCTCGGCACGGGTGCGCTTGTGACCATCGATATCGGAATTGAACCGGAGCAAGAGTTCATCTACATCGCGCATCGGGAAGGTCAGCGCGCCTCTGCCAAGTTGCGGGCGCTGGCAGACTGGCTGCGCCAGGCTTTTGGCAGCCCGCCCTACTGGGATACCGCCGGCAAGCCGGCCACAAGCTGA
- a CDS encoding GlxA family transcriptional regulator — MRRVIFVIPPQVHLLDLAGPAQILATVPEMGIAPLSLRYSGADRDCASFQGLGLGPLQPLPEQVQAGDTIMVIGSKQGPDSLERVAGAPIVRWLRNVVGPALPGVQLASVCTGAFFLGAAGLLDSRNCTTHHAHQARLQRLYPKARVLAERMLVQDGPLLTSAGVSAGIDLALQWLAHEFGAAVAIQVARDNLVPFRRLEKDPALQTQLQYRNHHDALVHQVQDFLSGQPAFDQPYELLARRFAISYRHLARLFQYACGVPLKHYHQQLRLDLARHLLRDSQWPVERVAEHCGFASPQAFRAAWRQVESLAPSVWRQNVAQRERTADR, encoded by the coding sequence ATGCGACGCGTCATCTTTGTCATCCCGCCTCAGGTGCATTTGCTGGACCTGGCTGGCCCCGCGCAAATTCTGGCGACAGTGCCGGAAATGGGCATCGCCCCGTTGTCGCTACGCTATAGCGGCGCGGATCGGGATTGCGCCAGTTTTCAGGGGCTGGGCCTGGGGCCGCTACAGCCTTTGCCAGAGCAGGTTCAGGCGGGCGATACCATCATGGTAATTGGCAGCAAACAGGGCCCGGACAGCCTTGAGCGGGTTGCAGGCGCACCCATTGTGCGCTGGCTGCGCAACGTGGTCGGCCCGGCGCTACCCGGCGTGCAGTTGGCCAGCGTCTGCACCGGCGCGTTTTTCCTGGGCGCGGCCGGTTTGCTGGATAGCCGCAATTGCACCACCCACCATGCCCATCAAGCCCGCCTGCAGCGGCTCTACCCCAAGGCGCGGGTGCTGGCTGAACGCATGCTGGTCCAGGACGGGCCGCTTCTCACCAGCGCGGGGGTTTCAGCCGGGATCGACCTCGCCCTGCAATGGCTGGCCCACGAGTTTGGCGCCGCAGTGGCCATTCAGGTAGCGCGCGACAATCTGGTGCCTTTTCGCCGGCTGGAAAAAGACCCGGCGCTGCAGACCCAATTGCAGTACCGCAACCACCATGACGCTCTGGTGCATCAGGTGCAGGATTTCCTCTCCGGGCAGCCCGCTTTTGATCAACCCTATGAACTGCTGGCCCGCCGTTTTGCCATCAGCTACCGTCATCTGGCCCGCTTGTTCCAGTACGCCTGTGGCGTGCCGCTAAAGCACTATCACCAGCAATTGCGGCTTGATCTGGCACGCCACCTGTTGCGGGACAGCCAGTGGCCGGTTGAACGCGTGGCCGAGCACTGCGGCTTTGCCAGCCCGCAGGCATTTCGCGCGGCCTGGCGTCAGGTGGAATCACTGGCGCCCTCGGTCTGGCGGCAAAATGTGGCGCAACGCGAAAGAACGGCCGACCGGTAA
- a CDS encoding TonB-dependent siderophore receptor, with amino-acid sequence MSYRSHRLRPTAFAVAILCAAPHVFAEDNTLSNVDVTSTADTQSTLQSYRVPSTSNGALGDRSILDTPFSETAVTARQIADQQSNQISEVFKNDASVTAFGNAYAGESSGISIRGLQVDLLNGIKIDGLAAPVWGSDLPLEVFDQVELLKGLSGFMYGFGSPGGIINYVLKRPTNAPYRSVTLGYESDGILKGAVDLGGRFDDNRFGYRVNAVQEQGDTAVDNGYVKRTTASVAADMRITPDLVWSVDAMYNKRHVDGAYYGVILGQDYGLPVTEPVKIPSALDGSKGLGSPFTYYETSYRVAGTNLAWSINPQWDARLDYRYSWQDRTNRDSAIFLTDNSGGYTELQWGGYSTYKYQTAQALLNGHLETGSIKHELVMGVAWQQQDSNYPNQGDSSGSTTIGSGNIYNMTAFANPNTWYTSATYLASRTVQKSLFGSDTIKFNDQWSTILGLRYNKYDQDNYDTTGATSSTYDRSPVTPTIALIYKPVQQVSIYGSYVESLEQGGTAPIYAINANESLAPLKSKQYEAGVKAQYQNWGGSAALFRINRGLEFVNSAQEFVQDGQTRYQGLELNGAVNLAKNWTLTGSTMWLDAKNVEASSDIDGKRAYGAPRFQASANVEYAVPQIDRLTLLAGAQYVGDRALEADNSNIAPSYTLYDLGARYVTAWNNTKVTLRLNLDNITNEKYWLTSWGFILNQGEPRTVKASAQFDF; translated from the coding sequence ATGTCATACCGTTCTCACCGCCTGCGGCCGACGGCGTTTGCTGTTGCCATCTTGTGCGCGGCGCCGCATGTTTTTGCTGAAGACAATACGCTTTCCAACGTGGACGTGACGTCCACGGCCGATACGCAATCCACGCTGCAAAGTTACCGTGTGCCTTCCACCAGCAACGGCGCCCTGGGTGATCGTTCCATCCTGGATACCCCGTTCTCTGAAACGGCCGTCACCGCCAGACAGATTGCCGATCAGCAATCGAACCAGATTTCCGAAGTATTCAAGAACGATGCCTCGGTCACCGCGTTTGGCAATGCTTACGCCGGTGAATCCAGCGGGATCAGCATTCGCGGTTTGCAGGTTGATTTGCTCAACGGCATCAAGATTGATGGTCTGGCCGCGCCGGTCTGGGGCAGTGACTTGCCGCTGGAAGTGTTCGACCAGGTAGAGTTGCTGAAAGGCTTGTCCGGTTTCATGTACGGCTTTGGCTCGCCGGGCGGCATTATCAACTACGTGCTCAAGCGCCCGACCAATGCGCCGTACCGCAGCGTGACGCTGGGTTATGAAAGCGACGGCATCCTGAAGGGCGCGGTGGATCTGGGCGGGCGCTTTGACGATAACCGCTTTGGTTACCGCGTGAATGCCGTGCAGGAGCAGGGCGATACCGCGGTCGATAACGGTTATGTCAAACGCACTACCGCGTCGGTCGCCGCAGATATGCGCATCACGCCGGATCTGGTGTGGTCGGTCGATGCCATGTACAACAAACGCCATGTTGATGGCGCCTACTATGGCGTGATCCTGGGGCAGGATTACGGCCTGCCGGTGACTGAACCGGTGAAGATCCCGTCGGCGCTGGATGGCAGCAAGGGTCTGGGCTCGCCGTTTACCTATTACGAAACCAGCTACCGCGTGGCCGGTACCAACCTGGCGTGGTCGATCAACCCGCAGTGGGATGCGCGTCTGGACTACCGCTATTCCTGGCAAGACCGCACCAACCGCGACAGCGCCATTTTCCTGACCGACAACAGCGGCGGTTACACCGAACTGCAGTGGGGCGGTTACTCCACCTACAAGTACCAGACCGCGCAAGCCTTGCTTAATGGCCATCTGGAAACCGGCAGCATCAAGCACGAACTGGTCATGGGCGTGGCCTGGCAGCAGCAGGACTCCAACTACCCCAACCAGGGCGACAGCAGCGGTTCTACCACCATCGGGTCTGGCAACATCTACAACATGACGGCGTTTGCCAACCCGAATACCTGGTACACCAGCGCCACCTACCTGGCCAGCCGCACGGTGCAAAAGTCGCTGTTTGGCAGCGATACGATCAAGTTCAACGATCAGTGGTCCACCATTCTGGGCCTGCGCTACAACAAGTACGACCAGGACAACTACGACACCACCGGCGCGACGTCCTCGACGTATGACCGCTCGCCCGTGACCCCGACCATCGCGCTGATCTACAAGCCGGTGCAGCAAGTGTCGATCTACGGTAGTTATGTGGAGTCGCTGGAGCAGGGTGGCACAGCGCCGATCTACGCCATCAACGCCAACGAAAGCCTGGCGCCGCTCAAGAGCAAGCAGTACGAAGCCGGCGTGAAGGCCCAATACCAGAACTGGGGTGGTTCGGCTGCGCTGTTCCGCATCAACCGGGGTCTGGAGTTTGTGAACAGCGCGCAGGAGTTCGTGCAGGACGGCCAGACGCGCTACCAGGGTCTGGAACTCAATGGCGCGGTGAATCTGGCTAAAAACTGGACGCTGACCGGCAGCACCATGTGGCTGGATGCCAAGAACGTCGAGGCCTCGTCGGATATCGATGGCAAACGTGCCTACGGCGCACCGCGCTTCCAGGCCAGCGCCAATGTGGAATACGCCGTGCCGCAAATCGACAGGCTGACGCTGCTGGCCGGCGCCCAGTACGTGGGTGACCGCGCGCTGGAAGCGGACAACAGTAATATTGCCCCGTCGTACACGTTGTACGATCTGGGCGCGCGGTATGTGACGGCGTGGAACAACACCAAAGTGACCTTGCGGCTGAATCTGGACAACATCACCAATGAGAAATACTGGCTGACGAGTTGGGGTTTCATCCTGAATCAGGGGGAGCCGCGGACGGTGAAGGCATCGGCACAGTTTGATTTTTGA
- a CDS encoding SDR family oxidoreductase, with translation MGRLQNKVALIVGASSGIGRETAKLFAAEGAKVVIGARREDELARLVAEIRAAGGEAVSLAGDVRSEDYAKALVATAVEAFGRLDIAFNNAGTLGEAGPSTGVSAAGFADAVAINLTGSFLGAKYQIAQMLKNGGGSVIFTSTFVGYSAAFPGVAAYAASKSGLIGLTQTLAAEYGPSNIRVNAILPGAVDTDMYREMNDNPEKTAFVTQLHALKRVAKPEELARSVLYFASDDSSFVSGTASLIDGGLSINRT, from the coding sequence ATGGGACGTTTGCAAAACAAAGTGGCACTGATCGTCGGCGCAAGCTCTGGTATTGGTCGCGAAACCGCAAAGCTGTTCGCCGCTGAAGGCGCCAAAGTGGTCATCGGCGCTCGCCGGGAAGATGAACTGGCCAGACTGGTCGCAGAAATCCGCGCCGCTGGGGGTGAAGCCGTCAGCCTGGCTGGCGATGTACGCTCGGAAGACTACGCCAAAGCGCTGGTCGCAACTGCAGTAGAAGCTTTTGGCCGACTGGATATCGCGTTCAACAACGCCGGCACCCTGGGCGAAGCAGGCCCGAGCACCGGCGTGAGCGCCGCCGGCTTTGCCGATGCAGTGGCGATCAACCTGACCGGGTCGTTCCTTGGTGCCAAGTACCAGATCGCGCAGATGCTGAAAAACGGTGGTGGTTCGGTGATCTTTACTTCCACCTTTGTGGGTTACAGCGCGGCATTCCCGGGCGTGGCGGCCTATGCGGCCAGCAAATCCGGCCTGATTGGTCTGACCCAGACCCTGGCGGCCGAATATGGCCCGAGCAATATCCGTGTCAACGCCATCTTGCCGGGCGCGGTGGATACCGACATGTACCGCGAGATGAATGACAACCCGGAAAAAACCGCGTTTGTGACGCAACTGCATGCGCTCAAGCGCGTGGCCAAGCCAGAAGAACTGGCCCGTTCGGTGCTGTATTTCGCCTCGGACGATTCCAGCTTTGTCTCTGGCACGGCGTCGCTGATTGACGGTGGTTTGTCGATCAACCGCACGTAA
- a CDS encoding PepSY-associated TM helix domain-containing protein — translation MRWLKIPSVSAATLRLYTTLHTWTGLCAGLALFVAFYAGAITVFQDDVAIWQNAANRGSQMETPADGQRLIEKVIAAHPDAKARLSLQLPEETGAHYVAWWFDTARNDWQNATLAHLEGSARPSSDLTIFINAIHYSLGIPVGGIYFMGVVSVLYGLALVSGLLIHLPRLAKDLLALRSGKNLKRLWQDAHNLIGVISLPFHMIFAITGATLCLYGTILMGFNTLAYDGQLMGKMNQALDVVSGAPAAGKPAAMLPLPEILARAKAQEPDFDATALSLFNYGDANAEAAVHGNSERALAPYGNIGVHLVDGRITNTQIAGDRDINHATMSGAYSLHFGTFGHYAVKWLYFVLGLMGAFLFYSGNLLWIESRRKHRAAEQGRAPYHMAQATVGVCLGTCMGVSGAFVAAQLGAALGLDVPMFERLVCYVLFFAALGVSFWLPPIVAATRLLIAAAVVTWCIPLANGVLTGDQMLLTPWRGQWQVFGVDAVATLLGCGFLYLAWLVKQRQRNGQPNSVWAMQAAPPRRAVAPNTA, via the coding sequence ATGCGTTGGCTTAAAATTCCGTCCGTCTCTGCCGCCACGCTGCGGTTGTACACCACGCTGCATACCTGGACTGGTTTGTGTGCCGGTCTGGCGTTGTTTGTGGCGTTTTATGCCGGGGCGATCACGGTGTTCCAGGACGATGTGGCGATCTGGCAAAACGCGGCCAATCGCGGCAGCCAGATGGAAACTCCGGCTGACGGCCAGCGCCTGATTGAAAAAGTCATTGCCGCGCATCCGGATGCCAAAGCCCGCCTGAGCCTGCAATTACCGGAAGAAACCGGCGCGCACTATGTGGCGTGGTGGTTTGATACCGCCAGAAATGACTGGCAAAACGCCACCCTGGCGCATCTGGAAGGCAGCGCCAGGCCGTCGTCTGATCTGACCATCTTTATCAACGCCATCCATTACTCGCTGGGTATTCCGGTGGGCGGGATTTATTTCATGGGCGTGGTCAGCGTGTTGTATGGCCTGGCGCTGGTGTCGGGTTTGCTGATCCATTTGCCGCGCCTGGCCAAGGATCTGCTGGCCTTGCGCTCGGGCAAGAACCTCAAGCGCTTGTGGCAGGACGCGCACAATCTGATCGGCGTGATCAGCTTGCCGTTTCACATGATCTTTGCCATTACCGGCGCCACGCTGTGTCTGTACGGCACCATCCTGATGGGCTTTAACACGCTGGCTTATGACGGTCAGTTGATGGGCAAGATGAATCAGGCGCTGGATGTCGTCAGCGGCGCGCCTGCGGCTGGCAAACCGGCGGCGATGTTGCCCTTGCCAGAGATTCTGGCCCGCGCCAAAGCGCAAGAACCTGATTTTGATGCCACGGCGCTGAGCCTGTTCAATTACGGCGACGCCAATGCCGAGGCGGCAGTGCATGGCAATTCAGAGCGCGCGCTGGCGCCGTACGGCAATATCGGCGTACATCTGGTGGATGGCCGCATTACCAACACCCAGATCGCCGGCGATCGCGATATCAACCACGCCACCATGAGCGGCGCTTACAGCTTGCACTTTGGCACGTTTGGCCATTACGCGGTGAAGTGGCTGTATTTCGTGCTCGGCCTGATGGGGGCGTTCCTGTTTTATTCCGGCAATTTGCTGTGGATTGAATCGCGCCGCAAACACCGTGCGGCAGAGCAAGGCCGGGCGCCGTATCACATGGCGCAAGCCACTGTCGGCGTGTGTCTGGGCACGTGCATGGGCGTGTCTGGCGCTTTTGTCGCCGCGCAACTGGGCGCGGCATTGGGGCTGGATGTCCCGATGTTCGAGCGGCTGGTGTGCTACGTGCTGTTCTTTGCCGCACTGGGCGTGAGCTTCTGGCTGCCGCCGATTGTGGCCGCCACGCGCTTGTTGATCGCCGCTGCGGTGGTCACCTGGTGCATTCCGCTGGCCAACGGCGTGCTGACCGGCGACCAGATGCTGCTCACCCCCTGGCGTGGCCAGTGGCAGGTGTTTGGCGTGGATGCCGTCGCCACGCTGCTGGGCTGCGGCTTTTTGTATCTGGCCTGGCTGGTGAAGCAACGCCAGCGCAATGGTCAGCCCAACAGTGTCTGGGCCATGCAGGCCGCGCCGCCGCGCCGCGCGGTTGCCCCCAATACCGCGTAA